The proteins below come from a single Gordonia pseudamarae genomic window:
- a CDS encoding aldehyde dehydrogenase family protein — protein MTATATPSTSPAASPAPATRSIEYRQIFVDGRWVDTATGASAPVINPATEEAIGIAPIATAADARKAIEAARRAFDDGPWPSMTPAERSAVLVRMADIMDRRKSELVALNMAETGSTRVGAESFHTTIPIAHFRDMAQRVLPSYRWEEPLAPHVGMGIGQGVIRREPFGVAAVVSAYNFPLYLNLMKLAPALAAGCTVVLKPAPTTPLEALILGEIAEEAGLPDGVLNIVTGDIDVGTELSTSPLVDIVSFTGSDAVGRKVAEQASPTLKKVVLELGGKSANIICEDADLTKVLPGIVRDTVLHAGQGCGYLTRTLVHRSRYDELVDMVKGALAQIVVGDPADPATVLGPLQTAEQRARVEALIASGVAEGATLALGGGRPAHLDKGFFIEPTLFVDVDNSMTIARKEFFGPVMIIMAFDTDDEAVAVANDNEYGLAGGVWAKDPVRAYQIAQRIRTGYITVNGGGGGLSPHGPFGGYKQSGLGRERGAIGMEEYLETKSIIWGVAAG, from the coding sequence ATGACCGCGACAGCAACTCCGTCGACGTCCCCCGCCGCGTCGCCCGCCCCGGCAACCCGGTCGATCGAGTACCGGCAGATCTTCGTCGACGGCCGGTGGGTGGACACCGCGACCGGCGCGAGCGCTCCCGTGATCAACCCGGCCACCGAAGAAGCCATCGGCATCGCCCCGATCGCCACGGCCGCCGACGCCCGCAAGGCCATCGAAGCAGCCCGGCGGGCATTCGACGACGGGCCCTGGCCGTCGATGACACCGGCCGAGCGATCGGCGGTACTGGTGCGGATGGCCGACATCATGGACCGGCGTAAGTCCGAGCTGGTCGCGCTCAACATGGCCGAGACCGGCAGCACCCGGGTGGGCGCCGAATCGTTCCACACCACGATTCCTATCGCACACTTCCGCGACATGGCACAGCGGGTCCTGCCGTCGTACCGGTGGGAGGAACCGCTGGCGCCGCACGTGGGCATGGGCATCGGGCAGGGCGTGATCCGCCGCGAACCGTTCGGTGTGGCCGCGGTGGTGTCGGCGTACAACTTTCCGCTCTACCTCAACCTGATGAAGCTGGCCCCGGCGCTGGCCGCCGGGTGCACCGTGGTACTCAAACCGGCACCCACCACGCCGCTGGAGGCGCTGATCCTCGGCGAGATCGCCGAGGAGGCCGGTCTGCCCGACGGAGTGCTCAACATCGTCACCGGCGACATCGACGTGGGCACCGAACTGTCCACCAGCCCGCTGGTCGACATCGTCAGCTTCACCGGCTCGGACGCGGTGGGCCGCAAGGTGGCCGAGCAGGCCTCCCCGACACTCAAGAAGGTGGTGCTCGAACTCGGCGGCAAGTCCGCCAACATCATCTGCGAGGACGCCGACCTCACCAAGGTGCTGCCCGGCATCGTCCGCGACACCGTTTTGCACGCCGGTCAGGGCTGCGGGTACCTGACCCGCACACTCGTGCACCGATCCCGCTACGACGAGCTCGTCGACATGGTCAAGGGCGCGCTGGCCCAGATCGTCGTCGGTGACCCGGCCGACCCGGCGACCGTGCTGGGGCCGCTGCAGACCGCCGAGCAACGCGCCCGCGTCGAAGCCCTCATCGCCTCCGGCGTCGCCGAAGGCGCGACGCTGGCCCTCGGCGGTGGCCGACCCGCCCATCTGGACAAGGGGTTCTTCATCGAACCGACCCTGTTCGTCGACGTGGACAATTCGATGACCATCGCCCGCAAGGAGTTCTTCGGCCCGGTGATGATCATCATGGCGTTCGACACCGACGACGAGGCGGTGGCCGTCGCCAACGACAACGAGTACGGCCTCGCCGGAGGGGTGTGGGCCAAAGATCCGGTCCGCGCCTACCAGATCGCCCAGCGCATCCGCACCGGCTACATCACCGTCAACGGCGGCGGTGGTGGCCTGAGCCCACACGGACCGTTCGGCGGCTACAAGCAGAGCGGCCTGGGCCGCGAACGCGGTGCCATCGGCATGGAGGAATACCTGGAAACCAAATCCATCATCTGGGGTGTGGCCGCCGGCTGA
- a CDS encoding mycofactocin-coupled SDR family oxidoreductase: MGKLDGKVAVITGAARGQGRSHAVTLAAEGADIIALDLCADIATNEYPLATEADLEETRLLVEKEGRRCVAEVADVRSADALRAAIDRGVQQLGGLHIVVANAGICPLGEVGAQGFIDAVDVDLAGVLNTVSASYRHLTEGASIIATGSVAGLMKGSGTDILGPGGFGYSHSKRALANYIHDLAIVAGRESIRANCIHPTNCNTDMLHSAPMYRVFRPDLETPGREDTYEAFKTGQEMPVPWVEPSDISAMVLFLASEDSRYVTGMQMKVDAGAALKNTNAYSLR; encoded by the coding sequence ATGGGAAAGCTGGACGGCAAAGTTGCGGTGATCACCGGCGCGGCACGCGGGCAGGGCCGCAGTCATGCGGTCACCCTGGCCGCGGAGGGCGCCGACATCATCGCGCTCGATCTGTGTGCCGACATCGCCACCAACGAGTACCCGCTGGCCACCGAGGCAGACCTGGAGGAAACCCGGCTGCTGGTCGAGAAGGAGGGCCGCCGGTGCGTGGCCGAGGTCGCCGACGTCCGTAGCGCCGACGCGCTGCGGGCCGCCATCGACCGGGGTGTCCAGCAGCTCGGCGGACTGCACATCGTGGTCGCCAACGCCGGTATCTGCCCGCTCGGCGAGGTGGGTGCACAGGGATTCATCGACGCCGTCGATGTCGACCTCGCGGGTGTCCTCAATACCGTCAGCGCCTCCTACCGGCATCTGACCGAGGGCGCGTCCATCATCGCAACCGGATCGGTGGCCGGGCTGATGAAGGGCAGCGGCACCGACATCCTCGGGCCCGGCGGATTCGGTTACAGCCATTCCAAGCGCGCACTGGCCAACTACATCCACGACCTCGCCATCGTGGCCGGTCGAGAATCCATCCGCGCCAACTGTATTCACCCCACCAACTGCAACACGGACATGCTGCACAGCGCCCCGATGTACCGGGTGTTCCGGCCCGACCTCGAAACGCCGGGCCGCGAGGACACCTACGAGGCGTTCAAGACCGGCCAGGAGATGCCGGTGCCGTGGGTGGAGCCGTCCGACATCAGCGCGATGGTGCTCTTCCTCGCCTCCGAGGATTCCCGTTACGTCACCGGCATGCAGATGAAGGTCGACGCGGGCGCCGCCCTCAAGAACACCAACGCCTACTCGCTCCGATAG